The following coding sequences lie in one Dryobates pubescens isolate bDryPub1 chromosome 10, bDryPub1.pri, whole genome shotgun sequence genomic window:
- the ALOX5AP gene encoding arachidonate 5-lipoxygenase-activating protein → MDQETLGSIVLLAIVTLISVVQNAFFASKLEHESKHCNGKGLQRLGSSAFDRVYTANQNCGHAYPTFLAVLWCAGLLCSQAPAAFAGLMYLFVRQKYFVGYLGERTQSTPGYLFGKRIILFLFLMSLAGILNYYLIFFFGSDFEIHIKTITSAISPLLLIP, encoded by the exons ATGGACCAGGAAACCCTGGGAAGCATTGTCCTGCTTGCCATTGTCACCTTGATAAGTGTGGTCCAGAATG CTTTTTTTGCTAGCAAACTGGAGCATGAGAGCAAACACTGCAACGGCAAGGGGCTCCAGCGCCTGGGATCCTCTGCTTTCGACCGTGTCTACACTGCCAA CCAGAACTGCGGACATGCGTACCCTACGTTTCTTGCTGTGCTTTGGTGTGCTGGCCTTCTCTGCAGCCAAG ctcctgctgcttttgctggccTGATGTACTTGTTTGTGAGGCAGAAGTATTTTGTGGGCTACCTTGGGGAAAGGACTCAGAG CACTCCTGGCTACTTGTTTGGAAAGCGCATCATTTTATTCCTGTTCCTCATGTCCCTGGCTGGAATACTCAACTACTATCTCATCTTCTTTTTTGGAAGTGACTTTGAAATACACATAAAAACGATAACCAGCGCAATCTCTCCGTTGCTGCTCATCCCCTAG